In one Carassius carassius chromosome 48, fCarCar2.1, whole genome shotgun sequence genomic region, the following are encoded:
- the ssuh2.1 gene encoding protein SSUH2 homolog has translation MDDKDEDTDTFDPNLPEEGPSAPPPGWLDSVTGYEEHTGGDCTDQICPPPPDFVPKPENDKNASVPNVMVPTVSEDVARDALLQFVGKKWTYSSKPAKNLIFKELIPFTVYRYRLETFTESRSSAWESEPHTGQCVDGPQNGVSPPPWNVQVSYPPKFTNAVQKVRVPHSSFIKPCHRCHGNGKVRCTHCRGKGLTRCMFCHGSGHSRNRRCTTCQGRGRKRCVSCHGKGYKGCLTCNGYRNLVHFIQLTVTWKNQVFEFIPNRVPEFPLKKFEKVSGEAFFVDENLLVYPIEGFPDQDICDASKGAIQNHLLKYPAVSRILQQRQTIELVPLTHVYYAYSGNDYDYFVFGRENKVHTTKYPSSCSIL, from the exons ATGGATGACAAAGACGAAGACACAG ACACTTTTGACCCCAACCTTCCTGAAGAGGGTCCGTCTGCTCCACCTCCAGGCTGGCTTGACAGTGTAACAGGCTACGAGGAACACACGGGTGGAG ACTGCACAGATCAAATCTGTCCTCCTCCGCCAGACTTTGTCCCTAAGCCTGAAAATGACAAGAACGCCTCGGTTCCAAATGTCAT GGTGCCCACCGTCTCAGAGGATGTTGCGAGAGACGCTCTACTCCAGTTCGTGGGTAAAAAATGGACGTACAGCAGCAAACCTGCAAAAAATCTGATCTTCAAAGAGCTGATACCTTTTACAGTTTACCGT TACCGCTTGGAAACTTTCACAGAGTCCAGATCAAGCGCCTGGGAATCAGAGCCACACACAG GTCAGTGTGTGGATGGGCCTCAGAATGGAGTGAGTCCTCCACCGTGGAACGTCCAGGTGTCTTACCCACCCAAATTCACCAACGCCGTTCAGAAAGTCAGGGTCCCCCACTCGTCATTCATAAAG CCTTGCCACCGGTGTCATGGTAATGGCAAAGTGAGGTGTACCCACTGCCGAGGAAAAGGGTTG ACTCGCTGTATGTTCTGTCATGGCTCTGGTCACAGTCGCAACCGACGGTGTACAACCTGCCAAGGAAGAGGGAGAAAAAG GTGTGTTTCTTGTCATGGAAAGGGCTACAAAGGCTGTCTTACGTGTAATGGTTACAGAAACCTTGTGCATTTCATACAGCTCACAGTTACATG GAAGAACCAGGTGTTTGAGTTTATACCCAACCGGGTGCCTGAATTCCCGCTGAAGAAGTTTGAGAAGGTGTCTGGGGAAGCATTCTTTGTAGATGAAAACCTCCTG GTTTATCCGATAGAGGGCTTTCCTGACCAGGACATCTGCGATGCCTCAAAAGGAGCGATTCAGAATCACCTGCTGAAATATCCTGCTGTGAGCCGCATCCTGCAGCAG CGTCAAACGATCGAGCTGGTTCCTCTCACTCATGTATATTACGCTTACAGTGGGAATGACTATGATTACTTTGTTTTTGGGCGAGAAAACAAAGTTCACACTACAAAATACCCTTCTTCCTGTAGCATCTTGTAA
- the ssuh2.2 gene encoding ssu-2 homolog, tandem duplicate 2 — MDRTHLLSDQDEAHCGPSCPAGSYADPNTTPNAGATAPPADVMPVVPGYESLGPNVIPPSDFGVAQPQAPSRAPERRFDIPAITEELAHEAFIKYASSRCCYSSKPAKEMVFTDLQSLNTYRYRLETFTESRTTEWDSEPYNGQVVDGFGVAPAPWSIPVPIPSLFQDCKKSIRVPHTSTVKGCHSCLNLGRSACSRCTNSGRARCGSCSGMGRTSPDQRCNRCHGSGMIRCHSCGGAGSITCKTCQGQGKLLCFIKLQITWKNNIYVAVIDKGSGFPVALLDQITGEKLLTDMAPVVYPVASFPDCSINATSQSAVTEHLAQFATTCRILQQRQTIELIPITRVHYTWNEKTHIYFVYGTEHEVFTKDYPAKCCCCSIL, encoded by the exons ATGGACAGGACGCATCTGCTGAG tgACCAGGATGAAGCCCACTGTGGTCCATCGTGTCCTGCTGGATCGTATGCAG ATCCGAACACAACGCCGAATGCCGGGGCCACGGCTCCTCCTGCAGATGTGATGCCCGTCGTTCCTGGATATGAGAGTTTGGGACCTAATG TTATTCCACCATCAGATTTTGGAGTGGCTCAACCACAAGCCCCGTCCAGAGCTCCAGAGAGACGCTTCGA CATTCCTGCGAtcactgaagaactggctcacGAGGCCTTCATAAAATATGCTAGCAGCAGATGCTGTTACAGCTCGAAACCAGCCAAAGAGATGGTGTTCACAGACCTGCAGTCGCTCAACACATATCGG TACAGACTGGAGACTTTTACTGAGTCAAGAACAACAGAATGGGACAGTGAACCATACAATG GTCAAGTGGTGGATGGTTTCGGAGTGGCTCCTGCTCCGTGGAGCATCCCAGTGCCCATCCCTTCACTTTTCCAAGACTGCAAGAAATCCATCCGCGTTCCTCACACATCCACTGTCAAA GGCTGTCATTCGTGCCTGAATCTGGGTAGATCCGCTTGCAGTAGATGCACGAATTCCGGCAGA GCTCGATGTGGATCCTGCAGTGGCATGGGCCGAACTTCCCCCGATCAGCGCTGTAATAGGTGTCACGGCTCTGGCATGATCAG GTGTCATTCCTGTGGAGGAGCCGGTTCAATCACCTGCAAAACATGCCAAGGGCAAGGAAAGCTCCTCTGCTTCATCAAACTTCAAATCACATG GAAGAACAACATTTATGTGGCTGTGATTGACAAGGGTTCGGGATTCCCGGTTGCGCTTCTTGATCAAATTACTGGAGAGAAGCTTCTTACTGATATGGCTCCAGTG GTTTATCCAGTTGCCAGTTTCCCAGACTGCTCCATAAACGCAACATCTCAAAGTGCCGTGACGGAACACCTGGCTCAGTTCGCCACCACTTGCCGTATTCTGCAACAG AGGCAGACCATTGAGCTAATTCCCATCACACGAGTGCATTACACCTGGAATGAGAAAACccacatttattttgtatatggAACCGAACACGAAGTCTTCACCAAGGACTATCCTGCCAAATGCTGCTGTTGCTCCATCCTTTAG